In a single window of the Vitis vinifera cultivar Pinot Noir 40024 chromosome 6, ASM3070453v1 genome:
- the LOC100250203 gene encoding non-specific phospholipase C1, producing MASRRALLAAVVLLYLVFSSESLDFNIHGKYKIHGPIKTLVVLVMENRSFDHVLGWLKSARPEIDGLTGKESNRVNASDPDSPEIWVSDDALFVDSDPGHSFQAIREQVFGTGDWFQNPAPMSGFAQQAKNMSEGLSKTVMSGFKPAVLPVYTALANEFAVFDRWFAAVPASTQPNRFYVHSATSHGATSNVRKDLIHGFPQRTIFDSLDENDLSFGIYYQNIPATLFFKSLRKLRHVTRFHDYALKFKLHAKRGKLPNYVVIEQRYFDVKEFPANDDHPSHDVAIGQKFVKEVYEILRSSPQWKEMALLITYDEHGGFYDHVPTPVSGVPNPDGIIGPDPFYFRFDRLGVRVPTILVSPWIEKGTVIHEPTGPTPHSQFEHSSIPATVKKLFNLKSNFLTKRDAWAGTFENYFYFRDTPRDDCPETLPEVTTPLRPRGPKEDLSLSEFQVELIQLASQLNGDYVLNTYPYIGKSMTVGEANRYAEDAVRRFLEAGKAALRAGANDSAIVTMRPSLTSRTMGPDYKKYVETQ from the exons ATGGCCTCCAGGCGGGCCCTCTTAGCTGCCGTCGTCCTCCTCTACCTGGTTTTTTCTTCAGAGTCTCTCGACTTCAACATACACGGAAAATACAAAATTCATGGCCCCATCAAAACCCTCGTGGTACTGGTCATGGAGAATCGCTCCTTCGATCACGTTCTCGGTTGGCTCAAATCGGCTCGACCCGAAATCGATGGTCTAACGGGGAAAGAATCGAACCGAGTTAACGCCTCTGACCCAGACTCGCCAGAAATTTGGGTCTCCGATGATGCTCTGTTCGTGGACTCCGACCCAGGCCACTCGTTTCAGGCAATTCGTGAACAGGTGTTCGGCACGGGGGATTGGTTCCAGAATCCGGCTCCGATGAGCGGGTTCGCGCAGCAGGCGAAGAACATGAGTGAGGGTTTGTCGAAAACCGTTATGAGCGGGTTCAAGCCGGCGGTGCTGCCGGTTTACACTGCGCTGGCGAACGAGTTCGCGGTGTTCGACCGCTGGTTCGCGGCGGTTCCGGCGTCGACTCAGCCGAACCGGTTCTACGTCCACTCAGCGACGTCGCACGGTGCGACGAGCAATGTACGGAAAGACCTCATCCATGGGTTTCCACAGAGGACGATTTTCGATTCGTTGGACGAAAATGACCTCTCCTTTGGGATTTATTACCAGAACATCCCTGCAACACTGTTCTTCAAGAGCTTGAGGAAGCTGAGGCACGTGACTAGGTTTCATGACTATGCATTAAAGTTCAAATTGCATGCTAAGAGGGGTAAGCTTCCGAATTATGTGGTGATAGAGCAGCGGTACTTCGATGTGAAGGAGTTTCCGGCGAATGATGATCACCCATCACACGATGTGGCCATTGGGCAGAAGTTTGTGAAGGAGGTTTATGAGATTCTGCGTTCTAGCCCTCAGTGGAAGGAGATGGCATTGTTGATCACATATGATGAGCATGGTGGGTTCTACGATCATGTGCCCACCCCTGTATCTGGTGTCCCAAACCCAGATGGGATCATTGGGCCTGATCCTTTTTATTTTCGGTTTGATCGGTTGGGTGTTCGGGTTCCCACCATACTGGTCTCACCATGGATTGAGAAGGGCActg TGATTCATGAGCCAACTGGGCCAACCCCACATTCACAGTTTGAACACTCTTCCATCCCTGCAACTGTAAAGAAGCTTTTCAATCTGAAGTCAAATTTCCTGACTAAGAGGGATGCATGGGCTGGAacttttgagaattatttctACTTCCGTGACACTCCTCGTGATGATTGCCCAG AAACACTTCCGGAGGTAACAACACCACTGAGGCCACGGGGACCAAAGGAAGATTTGAGCCTCTCTGAATTCCAAGTCGAACTGATCCAGCTTGCATCCCAGCTAAATGGTGATTATGTCCTGAATACCTACCCATACATTGGCAAAAGCATGACTGTGGGTGAAGCCAACCGGTATGCAGAGGATGCAGTGAGAAGGTTTCTGGAAGCTGGAAAGGCTGCTCTAAGAGCCGGGGCCAATGACTCTGCCATTGTCACAATGAGACCTTCACTCACTAGCAGAACTATGGGGCCAGATTACAAGAAGTACGTAGAAACCCAATGA
- the LOC132253941 gene encoding ammonium transporter 1 member 3 yields the protein MEVSWEASVTDSINTVYLLFSAYLVFVMQLGFAMLCAGSVRAKNAMNIMLTNVVDAVVGSISYYFFGFAFAFGSGSASNPFIGTDYFALKDIPNSTYDYSYFLYQWAFAIAVAGITSGSIAERTQFSAYLIFSFFLTGFVYPVVVHWLWSSNGWLSPSSSNLLFGSGAIDFAGSGVVHLVGGIAGLWGAFIEGPRVGRFDAFGKPVPMRGHNATLVVLGTFLLWFGWFGFNPGSFDKILVSYPTTTDQGNWTAVGRTAVTTTLAGSAAGIATLFGRRLIVGHWDALDVCNGVLGGFVAITSGCSVVEPWAAIVCGFFSAWVLIGLNILALKLGFDDPLEATQLHGGCGAWGLIFTGLFAKEEFVVQAYDSGESGVVRPYGLFMGGGWGLIGCQAVEVLAIICWVSITMGPLFYALHKLKILRISTEEEVAGLDISSHGGYAYVAHPDEGHPRFYADYMRLQDQRT from the coding sequence ATGGAGGTCTCATGGGAAGCAAGTGTTACAGATTCTATCAATACGGTTTATCTTCTCTTTTCAGCTTACTTGGTCTTTGTGATGCAGCTTGGGTTTGCCATGCTCTGTGCTGGCTCAGTCCGAGCCAAGAACGCCATGAACATCATGCTCACCAATGTGGTCGACGCCGTTGTCGGCAGCATCTCCTACTACTTCTTTGGCTTCGCCTTTGCCTTTGGCTCTGGCTCCGCCTCCAACCCCTTCATTGGCACCGACTATTTCGCTCTCAAAGACATCCCTAATTCCACCTACGACTACAGCTACTTCCTCTACCAGTGGGCTTTCGCCATAGCCGTGGCTGGCATCACCAGCGGCTCCATCGCTGAACGCACCCAGTTCAGCGCCTATCTCATCTTCTCCTTCTTCCTCACTGGCTTTGTCTACCCTGTCGTGGTCCACTGGCTCTGGTCTTCCAACGGGTGGCTCAGCCCCAGCTCGAGCAACCTCCTGTTTGGTTCCGGCGCAATCGACTTCGCCGGAAGCGGCGTTGTCCATTTAGTGGGCGGAATCGCCGGATTATGGGGTGCCTTCATTGAAGGCCCACGGGTCGGGCGGTTTGATGCATTTGGTAAACCCGTACCCATGCGAGGTCACAACGCCACTCTAGTGGTGCTTGGCACATTCTTGCTGTGGTTCGGGTGGTTTGGGTTCAACCCAGGTTCATTCGACAAAATCCTCGTCTCCTACCCAACCACTACCGACCAAGGTAACTGGACCGCCGTGGGCCGCACAGCAGTGACCACAACACTGGCTGGTTCAGCTGCCGGAATTGCTACCTTGTTCGGCAGGCGACTGATAGTGGGTCACTGGGACGCACTGGATGTTTGCAATGGGGTTCTGGGTGGGTTTGTGGCCATCACATCAGGCTGCTCCGTGGTCGAGCCATGGGCTGCAATTGTATGCGGGTTCTTCTCAGCCTGGGTCCTGATTGGTCTCAACATCCTGGCCCTGAAACTCGGCTTTGATGACCCATTAGAGGCTACCCAGTTGCATGGTGGGTGTGGAGCCTGGGGTTTGATCTTCACTGGCTTGTTTGCAAAAGAGGAGTTTGTGGTTCAAGCCTATGATTCAGGGGAGAGTGGCGTGGTGAGACCATATGGGTTGTTCATGGGTGGGGGTTGGGGCTTGATCGGATGCCAGGCGGTTGAGGTTTTGGCGATCATATGCTGGGTCAGTATCACAATGGGCCCACTTTTCTACGCTCTGCATAAGCTTAAGATATTAAGGATATCCACTGAGGAGGAGGTTGCAGGGCTTGACATCTCCAGCCATGGTGGCTACGCCTACGTTGCCCACCCAGACGAGGGTCATCCTCGGTTTTATGCGGACTACATGAGGTTGCAAGATCAGAGAACTTGA
- the LOC104879530 gene encoding E3 ubiquitin-protein ligase AIRP2 isoform X1 yields the protein MGKSFIDSLKLLEADIQHANTLALGHPREKDGACIQMRLSYSPAARLFLFLVQWTDCNLAGALGLLRILIYLTYSDGKTTMSIYERKASIRDFYAVIFPSLLQLQRGITDLDDRKQKELCAKKYKRRDDGLEKRKLSEAELEWEEECGICMEMKSKVVLPNCGHSLCLMCYRNWRNRSQSCPFCRDCFKRMNSGDLWIYTDNTDIVDLTYIMRENLKRLFMYIDRLPLVIPDPVYVPYESHLG from the exons ATGGGGAAGTCGTTCATTGACTCTCTGAAATTGCTTGAAGCAGATATTCAGCATGCAAATACCCT TGCTTTGGGTCATCCAAGGGAGAAAGATGGAGCCTGCATTCAAATGAGACTGTCATACAGTCCAGCTGCCcgcttatttctttttcttgttcagTGGACTGATTGTAACCTTGCTGGTGCCCTTGGATTGCTGagaattcttatttatttg ACTTACTCCGATGGCAAGACCACCATGTCTATTTATGAAAGGAAAGCAAGCATTAGAGACTTTTATG CGGTGATATTTCCTTCTTTACTGCAACTTCAAAGAGGGATCACAGATTTGGATGATAGGAAACAGAAAGAGTTATGTGCTAAGAAGTATAAAAGAAGGGATGACGGATTAGAGAAGAGAAAACTCTCCGAAGCTGAACTAGAATGGGAAGAAGAGTGTGGCATTTGCATGGAGATGAAAAGCAAAGTTGTATTGCCCAACTGTGGCCATTCATTGTGCTTGATGTGCTATCGGAACTG GCGTAATCGGTCTCAGTCATGCCCCTTTTGTCGGGATTGCTTCAAAAGGATGAACTCAGGTGACCTTTGGATATACACAGATAACACTGATATTGTCGATTTAACCTATATCATGAGAGAGAACTTAAAAAGGCTGTTCATGTACATAGATAGATTGCCTCTCGTCATTCCAGATCCTGTATATGTTCCCTATGAGTCTCATCTCGGGTGA
- the LOC104879530 gene encoding E3 ubiquitin-protein ligase AIRP2 isoform X2, translating into MRLSYSPAARLFLFLVQWTDCNLAGALGLLRILIYLTYSDGKTTMSIYERKASIRDFYAVIFPSLLQLQRGITDLDDRKQKELCAKKYKRRDDGLEKRKLSEAELEWEEECGICMEMKSKVVLPNCGHSLCLMCYRNWRNRSQSCPFCRDCFKRMNSGDLWIYTDNTDIVDLTYIMRENLKRLFMYIDRLPLVIPDPVYVPYESHLG; encoded by the exons ATGAGACTGTCATACAGTCCAGCTGCCcgcttatttctttttcttgttcagTGGACTGATTGTAACCTTGCTGGTGCCCTTGGATTGCTGagaattcttatttatttg ACTTACTCCGATGGCAAGACCACCATGTCTATTTATGAAAGGAAAGCAAGCATTAGAGACTTTTATG CGGTGATATTTCCTTCTTTACTGCAACTTCAAAGAGGGATCACAGATTTGGATGATAGGAAACAGAAAGAGTTATGTGCTAAGAAGTATAAAAGAAGGGATGACGGATTAGAGAAGAGAAAACTCTCCGAAGCTGAACTAGAATGGGAAGAAGAGTGTGGCATTTGCATGGAGATGAAAAGCAAAGTTGTATTGCCCAACTGTGGCCATTCATTGTGCTTGATGTGCTATCGGAACTG GCGTAATCGGTCTCAGTCATGCCCCTTTTGTCGGGATTGCTTCAAAAGGATGAACTCAGGTGACCTTTGGATATACACAGATAACACTGATATTGTCGATTTAACCTATATCATGAGAGAGAACTTAAAAAGGCTGTTCATGTACATAGATAGATTGCCTCTCGTCATTCCAGATCCTGTATATGTTCCCTATGAGTCTCATCTCGGGTGA
- the LOC100244987 gene encoding cis-prenyltransferase 4, chloroplastic translates to MLSFRFPISADNARHTFKSKHSSCTFRSNRIDSFSFPPISVPRFHKLRTAKTDVVGEEEAREVNERAEGFPDGLRRELMPEHVAVIMDGNVRWAQKRGLPAASGHQAGVRSLRELVGLCCKWGIKVLSVFAFSYDNWSRSEGEVGFLMSLIERVVKAELPNFGREGIRVSVIGDLSKLPEQLQKLIIDVEETTKENSRLQFIVALSYSGQCDILQACKNIGYKVKDGLIEPEDINKSLIEQELQTNCTEFPFPDLLIRTSGELRVSNFMLWQIAYTELCFFSTLWPDFGKDEFVEALSSFQKRQRRYGGRN, encoded by the exons ATGCTCTCTTTTCGATTTCCAATTTCAGCTGATAACGCTCGCCATACTTTCAAGTCCAAACACTCTTCTTGTACTTTTCGAAGTAACAGAATcgattcattttcttttcctccaatCTCAGTTCCCAGATTTCACAAACTTCGCACAGCTAAAACTGATGTAGTTGGGGAAGAAGAAGCAAGAGAAGTAAACGAGAGAGCGGAGGGATTTCCGGACGGTCTTCGGAGAGAACTGATGCCGGAACACGTGGCCGTCATTATGGACGGGAACGTGAGGTGGGCACAGAAGAGGGGGTTGCCGGCGGCGTCGGGTCACCAAGCAGGTGTGAGGTCGTTGAGAGAGCTGGTGGGGCTCTGTTGCAAATGGGGGATCAAAGTTCTCTCGGTTTTCGCATTTTCCTATGATAATTGGTCTCGTTCCGAA GGGGAGGTTGGTTTTCTTATGAGCTTGATCGAAAGAGTGGTCAAAGCTGAGCTGCCCAATTTTGGGAG GGAAGGCATTCGAGTGTCCGTGATTGGGGATTTGTCAAAGCTTCCTGAGCAACTACAGAAACTGATAATTGATGTAGAGGAGACCACTAAGGAGAACTCGCGATTACAGTTCATTGTGGCACTTAGCTATAGTGGGCAGTGTGACATACTACAAGCATGCAAAAACATTGGTTACAAAGTAAAGGATGGCCTTATCGAACCGGAAGACATCAACAAAAGCCTAATTGAACAGGAGCTACAGACAAACTGTACTGAATTTCCCTTCCCTGATCTACTTATACGAACTAGTGGCGAACTTAGAGTCAGCAATTTCATGTTGTGGCAAATAGCCTACACTGAACTTTGCTTTTTTAGCACACTGTGGCCTGATTTTGGGAAGGATGAGTTTGTGGAGGCCTTAAGTTCTTTTCAGAAAAGGCAGAGACGATATGGTGGGCGAAACTGA
- the LOC100250121 gene encoding protein DAMAGED DNA-BINDING 2, giving the protein MAPRTRRGSFPRVVIERDTESEKSSSSEEEEDPEPEVQEEEESEELAEVENGENVEEGLGSKKKERVPITIALTKVCKVCKRKGHEAGFKGATYIDCPMKPCFLCKMPGHTTMTCPHKVATEHGVIPAPNRNTRSSLDYVFRRQLQPDIPAIKTAFIVPNQVDCAVIRYHSRRVTCLEFHPTNNNILLSGDKKGQLGVWDYNKVHEKTVYGNIHHCILNNMRFKPTNDETIYAASSDGTISCTDLETGISSSLMNLNPNGWEGPSTWRMLYGMDINSEKGLVLVADNFGFLYLVDTRSNNQTGEAILIHKKGSKVVGLHCNPLQPELLLSCGNDHFARIWDMRRLEAGSSLHNLPHGRVVNAAYFSPQSGCKILTTSQDNRIRVWDSIFGNLNSPSREIVHSHDFNRHLTPFRAEWDPKDPAESLVVVGRYISENYNGAALHPIDFIDISTGQLVAEVMDPNITTISPVNKLHPRDDVLASGSSRSLFIWRPRDKSEPVQQKNEKKIVLCASEKKTRRKFGGVDSDNDSDDDTFSSKGKNFKSKKLGSKPTPKSLRTKR; this is encoded by the exons ATGGCTCCGCGGACAAGAAGAGGGTCTTTTCCTAGAGTTGTAATTGAGAGAGATACGGAGTCTGAAAAAAGTTCATCATCAGAAGAAGAGGAGGACCCAGAACCAGAAGtgcaagaagaagaagagagtgaAGAACTTGCAGAAGTTGAAAATGGAGAGAATGTGGAAGAGGGTTTGGGttcaaagaagaaagagagagtgcCCATCACTATTGCTCTCACGAAAGTCTGCAAA GTATGCAAGCGAAAGGGTCATGAAGCAGGATTCAAGGGAGCTACTTACATAGACTGCCCAATGAAGCCCTGCTTTCTCTGCAAGATGCCTG GCCACACTACAATGACTTGCCCACACAAAGTGGCAACTGAGCATGGTGTCATCCCAGCACCCAATAGAAATACTAGGAGTTCTTTGGATTATGTTTTCAGACGGCAGCTTCAACCTGATATTCCTGCG ATCAAAACGGCCTTTATCGTCCCCAATCAAGTGGATTGTGCAGTTATTAGATATCACAGTAGGCGGGTCACATGCCTGGAGTTCCACCCAACAAACAATAACATTCTTTTATCAGGAGACAAG aaagGGCAACTTGGAGTCTGGGATTACAATAAAGTTCATGAAAAGACAGTTTATGGAAACATACACCACTGTATACTTAATAACATGAG GTTCAAACCAACAAATGATGAAACAATATATGCTGCATCCTCAGATGGAACCATCAGTTGCACAGACTTGGAGACTGGAATTTCATCATCTTTGATGAACCTTAACCCTAATGGGTGGGAG GGCCCAAGCACTTGGAGGATGCTCTATGGCATGGATATTAACTCAGAGAAAGGTCTTGTGCTTGTTGCTGATAACTTTGGATTTCTCTACTT GGTGGATACCCGCTCCAACAACCAAACTGGGGAGGCTATTTTGATCCATAAGAAAGGTAGCAAAGTCGTTGGGCTTCACTGCAATCCTCTTCAACCAGAGCTTCTTTTGAGTTGTGGCAATGATCACTTT GCTCGTATATGGGATATGCGGCGATTAGAAGCTGGATCTTCTCTTCACAACCTTCCACATGGCCGTGTTGTTAATGCTGCATATTTCTCTCCGCAATCCGGTTGCAAAATTCTTACTACATCTCAAGATAACCGTATTCGTGTATGGGATTCTATCTTTGGCAATTTGAACTCCCCAAGTAGAGAAATTGTACATAGTCATGATTTCAATCGACATTTGACTCCTTTTCGTGCTGAATGGGATCCAAAG GACCCGGCAGAGTCCCTTGTGGTTGTTGGTCGTTACATAAGTGAAAATTATAATGGAGCTGCCTTGCATCCCATTGATTTCATAGACATCAGCACTGGGCAACTGGTTGCTGAGGTCATGGATCCAAACATCACAACTATCAGTCCTGTGAACAAGCTACATCCACGAGACGATGTTCTGGCATCTGGCAGTTCAAG GTCTCTTTTCATCTGGAGGCCCAGGGACAAGTCTGAGCCTGTACAACAGAAGAATGAAAAGAAGATTGTTCTTTGTGCAAGTGAGAAGAAAACCAGACGGAAATTTGGGGGTGTTGATAGTGACAATGATTCTGACGATGACACATTCAGCTCCAAGGGTAAAAACTTCAAGTCAAAGAAACTCGGATCAAAACCAACTCCCAAAAGTCTTAGAACGAAACGCTAA